Genomic segment of Rhodococcus sp. W8901:
CGTGGGCCGGCCGGTGATCGGCAGCATCGAGTCGATCGAGTCGATGACCCGCACCCAGCTGCATTCGTTCCACGTCCGCCGCTACACGCCGGATCGCATGGTGGTCGCGGTCGCGGGCAACGTCGAACACGAGCACGTCGTGGAATTGGTGCGCCGGGCCTTCGCGGGGCACCTGGACCGGTCCGCATCACCCGCACCACGGCGCGAGGGTGCGATCCGGCTGCGGACCGCGCCGACGCTGAGCCTGACGAAACGCGACAGCGAGCAGGCACACCTGGCGCTGGGCGTGCGGGCGTTCGGTCGCCACGAGGGTCATCGCTGGCCCTTGTCGGTGCTCAACGCCGCCGTGGGCGGAGGTCTGAGTTCTCGCCTGTTCCAAGAGATCCGGGAGGAACGCGGGCTCGCCTACTCGGTGTACTCGGGGGTGGACACCTTCGCCGACACCGGCGCCTTCTCGGTGTACGCCGGCTGCCAGCCGGAGAACCTCGGCGAGGTGGCGACCCTGACCCGCGAGGTGCTCGCGAACGTCGCGTCCGACGGCATCACCGACGCCGAGTGCGCCCGCGCGAAGGGCTCGCTGCGGGGCTCGCTGGTGCTGGGGCTGGAGGATTCGGGTTCTCGGATGACCCGGATCGGCCGCAGCGAACTGAACTACGGCAACCACCAGTCGGTGTCGGAGACCCTCGCGCGCATCGACGAGGTCACCACCGACGAGGTGCGCGACGTCGCCCGGGTCCTGCTCCAGCGGCCGTTCGCGGCCGCGGTGGTGGGGCCGTACCGGCGCAAGCGGGACCTGCCCGCATCGGTTCGGGGGATCGTCCAGTAGTGGTCTGACATCCCGGTGACCGCCGGGGAAGGGGAGCGGAATGCGGATTCGTGGAGCGGTGCTCGAGGAGATCGCGCGGCCGCGGCCGTATGCCGTATCAGCCCCCATCGTGGTCACCGATCTCGACCTGGATCCGCCCGGACCGGGCGAGGTCCTGGTCCGCATCGAGGCCGCGGGACTGTGCCATTCCGACCTGTCCGTCGTCGACGGCAGTCGCGTGCGGCCCGTGCCGATGCTGCTCGGTCACGAGGCGGCCGGTCGGGTCGAGGCACTGGGCCGGGGCGTCGACGACCTGGTCGAAGGACAGCGGGTCGTCATGACCTTCCTGCCGCGGTGCGGCGAGTGCGCCGGATGTGCGACCGACGGCCGGATGCCGTGCACGGTGGGCGGTGCGGCGAACAACGCGGGCACGCTGCTCGGTGGTGAACGCCGCCTGCATCGCGGCGGCTCGATCGTGCACCATCACCTCGGCGTATCCGGGTTCGCCACCCATGCGGTGGTGAATCGCCACTCGGTGGTGCCCGTCGACGACGACGTCCCGCCGGAGATCGCCGCCGTCCTGGGCTGCGCGGTGCTCACCGGTGGCGGCGCGGTGCTCAACGCGGGACGTCCGCACGAAGGAGAGTCCGTCCTGGTGGTCGGCCTCGGGGGCGTCGGCATGGCCGCGATCCTCACGGCCGTCGCCTCCGGCGTCGGCGAGGTCATCGGGGTCGATGCGGTCGCGGAGAAGCTCTCTACCGCAGTCGAACTCGGTGCAACCCGGGTGCTCACCCCGCGAGAGCTGGCGGAGCAGGGGGTGGTTGCGGACGTCGTCGTCGAGGCTGCCGGCAACGCGCGGGCCTTCGAGGCCGCAGTGTCGGCGACGGCGCCCGGCGGCACGACGGTGACCGTGGGTCTGCCGGCGCCGGACGCGCGGGCGTCGATCTCGCCGCTGTCCCTCGTGGCGGGGGCACGCACGATCGTCGGCAGCTACCTCGGTTCGGCCGTGCCGGCCCGCGATATCCCCGTCTACGCCGATCTGTGGCGTCGGGGTCGTCTCCCGGTGGAGAGGCTCATCTCGTCGCGGATCGCCCTCGACGACATCAACGCGGGCATGGATGCGCTGGCCGACGGCACGGCGTTGCGTCAGGTGATCATGTTCGAGTGAGGCAGATCGTCGGGTTCGGCGCCCGGTCCGGCGCGTAGCATGGCGGCACGGGGGAACGATGTCGGCGGTGGTCGGGAATGGTTGTACTCGCCGGGATGGCGACCGCATTCGTGGTGGTGGGCCCGGGGCACCTGCCTGTTTACAGTCTTGTCGCGACCAGGGTCGGGTCGGCAATCCTGCTCCTGCTTCTGGTCGCAGTCGTGATCGGCGCGCTGGTGACGCGGTTCCGGAGGTGATGACCGCCGGTCTGGCCCGGGAGTAGCCTGGAGATCGAGTCGGTCCGGGCGGTCGGATTCATCCTGCCGTCGACGGCCGGCGGCATGGGCGGTGCCGGAAGGTGTTGCGCGGCAACCGTTCTTCCCGATTGTTCGCGGCCGCGATGAGGTGCCGTGGGGCCGGATGCGGCAGGCTTGCGACGATTCGGGCGGGAGGCCCCCCTCGCCCTCGATGCCGAGGTCGACGGCGATGGACGGGGCTGACGGAATATGAACGAACTGGCGGAATGGGACATCGTCACCGGCGTGGGGATCACGGCGCTCGGTGTCGCGGCGGGACGCGCGATGGAGACGCACCGCGAAGGCGGTCTGGTCTCGGACCCGTATGCGGAGGCGTTCGTGGAGGCGGCAGCGCCCCCGGTGCCGATGCCGACGCGACTGGATGCGGCCGAGGACCTCGGGATCCCGTGGGAATCGATGGCGAACTACATGGGTGTGCGATCGCGGTACTTCGACGAGTACTTCGCCGCCGCCGGTGAGGCCGGAATCGACCAGGTGGTGCTGCTGGCGGCCGGTCTCGACGTGCGGGCCTACCGCCTCGACTGGCGGCCGGGGACAGTTGTCTACGAGTTGGACGCGCCGAAGGTGCTCTCGTTCAAGGGTGAGGTTCTGACCGAGCAGGGCGCGACCCCGCGGTCCGATCGGCGGGTCGTCGCGGTGGATCTTCGGGAGCCATGGGTGGTTCCCTTGCGGGACAAGGGTTTCGATCGCACCCGACCGTCGGCGTGGCTCGCGGAGGGCCTGATGCCGTTCCTGCCGAATTTGGCGAAGGAGCAGTTGCTCGGATCGGTCACCGAGTTGTCGACGCCGGGTAGTCGGATCTGTATCGAGCACGTCGACGACGTCCGGGGCATGCTGCAGGAACCGCAGTTCCACGACATGAACAAGCGTTTCGGGATCGACATGGAGGCGCTGTGGCCGGACGAGCCGGACTTCGGCCCCGCCGAGTGGCTTTCGGGGCACGGGTGGGACGTCGAGGTGATCCGATCGGCCGACGTCGCGGAGCAGTGGGGCCGGACCCTGGAGAATCCCGACCAGGACCCCATGCGGTCCAGCCAGTTCATCACCGCTGTTCGCCGGTGACTGTTCCCGTCCCGGTGTCCGGCACCGGTCGGCGCACCGTAGGCTTTCCCCCAAGGAATCGACGGGATCGGACGGAGCGTGGAAGTGACTTCAGCAGCACCCATCAGGGTCGGTGTTCTCGGTGCGAAGGGCAAGGTGGGCCGCGCGATGTGCGAGGCCGTCGAGCAGGCCGACGACCTCGAACTGGTGGCCGGTGTCGATCAGG
This window contains:
- a CDS encoding M16 family metallopeptidase, yielding MAQSLRAKPLKARPGSALDPHPRTGVQRTELPGGLRVVTEHVPGVRSASIGVWVGVGSRDEQPTVAGAAHFLEHLLFKSTPTRSALDIAQMMDGVGGELNAFTSKEHTCFYAHVLDDDLPLAVDLVSDVVLRGRCRSVDVDVERQVVLEEISMRDDDPEDLLGDAFLTALFGDHPVGRPVIGSIESIESMTRTQLHSFHVRRYTPDRMVVAVAGNVEHEHVVELVRRAFAGHLDRSASPAPRREGAIRLRTAPTLSLTKRDSEQAHLALGVRAFGRHEGHRWPLSVLNAAVGGGLSSRLFQEIREERGLAYSVYSGVDTFADTGAFSVYAGCQPENLGEVATLTREVLANVASDGITDAECARAKGSLRGSLVLGLEDSGSRMTRIGRSELNYGNHQSVSETLARIDEVTTDEVRDVARVLLQRPFAAAVVGPYRRKRDLPASVRGIVQ
- a CDS encoding alcohol dehydrogenase catalytic domain-containing protein gives rise to the protein MRIRGAVLEEIARPRPYAVSAPIVVTDLDLDPPGPGEVLVRIEAAGLCHSDLSVVDGSRVRPVPMLLGHEAAGRVEALGRGVDDLVEGQRVVMTFLPRCGECAGCATDGRMPCTVGGAANNAGTLLGGERRLHRGGSIVHHHLGVSGFATHAVVNRHSVVPVDDDVPPEIAAVLGCAVLTGGGAVLNAGRPHEGESVLVVGLGGVGMAAILTAVASGVGEVIGVDAVAEKLSTAVELGATRVLTPRELAEQGVVADVVVEAAGNARAFEAAVSATAPGGTTVTVGLPAPDARASISPLSLVAGARTIVGSYLGSAVPARDIPVYADLWRRGRLPVERLISSRIALDDINAGMDALADGTALRQVIMFE
- a CDS encoding class I SAM-dependent methyltransferase, translated to MNELAEWDIVTGVGITALGVAAGRAMETHREGGLVSDPYAEAFVEAAAPPVPMPTRLDAAEDLGIPWESMANYMGVRSRYFDEYFAAAGEAGIDQVVLLAAGLDVRAYRLDWRPGTVVYELDAPKVLSFKGEVLTEQGATPRSDRRVVAVDLREPWVVPLRDKGFDRTRPSAWLAEGLMPFLPNLAKEQLLGSVTELSTPGSRICIEHVDDVRGMLQEPQFHDMNKRFGIDMEALWPDEPDFGPAEWLSGHGWDVEVIRSADVAEQWGRTLENPDQDPMRSSQFITAVRR